One window of Cellulomonas shaoxiangyii genomic DNA carries:
- a CDS encoding carbohydrate ABC transporter permease, giving the protein MTTAPSSLQASTTAATAADGVARTARRRPGGTGHGPTWSRPLTPYLFLLVPLALLVLLTYVPVANMFWYSVTDWDGLDKVKNVVGTENYAEVFTDPDNVRVFYVSLYYFAASFVQMALALYFATILSFKVRAKNLWKGILFFPYLVNGVAIGLIFLNFLKPGGGLDTVLLTAGVDSLVQQWTGDPAIANYSLAAVSVWRYMGLNFVMFLGAISSINSEIYEAAEIDGATRWHQFRHIIAPSIRPILGLSFILAISGALSVFEIPYVMTNGGNGTETFVIRTIWMAFNRNTVGLASAMAVVLLVIVLLVTWLQRRLVPEREVDLT; this is encoded by the coding sequence ATGACGACCGCTCCGTCGAGCCTGCAGGCCTCGACCACGGCGGCCACGGCGGCGGACGGCGTGGCCCGTACCGCCCGGCGCAGGCCGGGCGGTACGGGCCACGGCCCCACGTGGTCGCGTCCGCTGACGCCCTACCTCTTCCTGCTGGTCCCGCTCGCGCTGCTCGTGCTGCTGACGTACGTGCCGGTGGCGAACATGTTCTGGTACTCGGTCACCGACTGGGACGGGCTGGACAAGGTCAAGAACGTCGTCGGCACCGAGAACTACGCCGAGGTCTTCACCGACCCGGACAACGTCCGGGTCTTCTACGTGTCGCTGTACTACTTCGCCGCCTCGTTCGTGCAGATGGCGCTCGCGCTGTACTTCGCGACGATCCTGTCGTTCAAGGTGCGCGCCAAGAACCTGTGGAAGGGGATCCTGTTCTTCCCCTACCTCGTCAACGGCGTCGCGATCGGGCTCATCTTCCTCAACTTCCTCAAGCCCGGCGGCGGCCTGGACACCGTGCTGCTCACGGCGGGGGTCGACAGCCTCGTGCAGCAGTGGACGGGCGACCCGGCCATCGCGAACTACTCGCTCGCCGCGGTCTCGGTGTGGCGGTACATGGGCCTGAACTTCGTCATGTTCCTCGGCGCGATCTCGTCGATCAACAGCGAGATCTACGAGGCCGCAGAGATCGACGGCGCGACCCGCTGGCACCAGTTCCGGCACATCATCGCGCCGTCGATCCGGCCGATCCTCGGCCTGTCGTTCATCCTCGCGATCTCGGGCGCGCTGTCGGTGTTCGAGATCCCGTACGTCATGACGAACGGCGGCAACGGCACCGAGACGTTCGTCATCCGCACCATCTGGATGGCCTTCAACCGCAACACCGTGGGCCTGGCGTCCGCGATGGCGGTCGTGCTGCTGGTGATCGTCCTGCTGGTGACGTGGCTGCAGCGCCGGCTCGTGCCGGAGCGGGAGGTGGACCTGACATGA
- a CDS encoding carbohydrate ABC transporter permease: MTRAVTGTLKYTSLVVASVVTLLPLGLILFGSFKTGQEFLATNPFALPESWTFDNYVTAFTRGGMALGFLNTVIIFAAAIAGTILIGAATAYAIDRFSFVGRGAVLNLFLLATLVPGVTTQVATFQIVNGLGLYNTRWALILLFMGTDIISVYIFLQFMRAIPRSLDEAAMIEGAGHLRIFFQIILPNLKPAVATVVIIKGIGIYNEFFLPFLYLPDPDLRPISTSLFAFKGPFGSQWEIISAGVVITIVPILVLFLFLQKYIYNGFTAGATK; encoded by the coding sequence ATGACGCGCGCGGTCACCGGCACGCTGAAGTACACGTCCCTCGTCGTGGCGTCCGTCGTCACGCTGCTGCCGCTGGGGCTGATCCTGTTCGGCTCGTTCAAGACCGGTCAGGAGTTCCTCGCGACGAACCCCTTCGCCCTCCCCGAGAGCTGGACGTTCGACAACTACGTCACGGCGTTCACGCGCGGCGGCATGGCGCTCGGCTTCCTCAACACCGTGATCATCTTCGCCGCCGCGATCGCCGGCACGATCCTGATCGGCGCCGCCACGGCCTACGCGATCGACCGGTTCTCGTTCGTCGGCCGCGGCGCCGTGCTCAACCTGTTCCTGCTCGCCACCCTCGTGCCGGGCGTGACGACGCAGGTGGCCACGTTCCAGATCGTCAACGGGCTGGGCCTGTACAACACGCGGTGGGCGCTGATCCTGCTGTTCATGGGCACCGACATCATCTCGGTGTACATCTTCCTGCAGTTCATGCGCGCGATCCCGCGCTCGCTGGACGAGGCCGCGATGATCGAGGGCGCCGGCCACCTGCGGATCTTCTTCCAGATCATCCTGCCCAACCTCAAGCCCGCGGTCGCGACCGTGGTGATCATCAAGGGCATCGGCATCTACAACGAGTTCTTCCTGCCGTTCCTGTACCTGCCGGACCCGGACCTGCGGCCGATCTCGACGTCCCTGTTCGCGTTCAAGGGCCCGTTCGGGTCGCAGTGGGAGATCATCTCGGCCGGCGTGGTCATCACGATCGTGCCGATCCTCGTGCTGTTCCTGTTCCTGCAGAAGTACATCTACAACGGGTTCACGGCGGGCGCGACGAAGTAG
- a CDS encoding glycoside hydrolase family 2 protein — protein sequence MTHTDLHDGWTLTATAGDVPVHLADRLRTGLRVHVPGTSHTHLLDAGLVDDPYLDDNEQHLAWMKRVDWAYERELVLDLPADDERVDLVLEGVDTVGTVLLDGEVVLRTRNMHRSHRVDVRARVRPTTQRLRIELAAALTYAEAEAERLGPRPLAYSQPFNMVRKMACSFGWDWGPDLQTAGLWKPVRLERWRVARLAGVRPLVTVDPAGTGVVELHVDVERSGLPGGDVPLVVHASVAGTDVVGRVGTGASSAVLRLEVPRAPLWWPVGQGPQPLHTLDVELRTADLEAPAGARGTGPLLGTWTRRIGFRTVELDTSADEHGSAFTLRVNGRPLFVKGANWIPDDHLLTRLTRERVARRLDQAVGAHLNLLRVWGGGVYESEDFYDLCDERGLLVWQDFLLACAAYPEEQPLRDELEAEAREHVARLTPHPSLVLWNGGNENLWGHEDWGWKAELDGRTWGRAYAAEVFPAVVAELDPTRPYAANSPTSPGFAPEDVHPNDPDHGTHHQWDVWNRVDYTVYRDEVPRFCSEFGFQGPPTWATLRRAVRDEQGAVAGKEHPTFLLHQKADDGNGKLDRGMTPHLGVPDAFVDWHWAAQLNQARAVRFGVAHYRSWWPTTAGAIVWQLNDCWPVTSWAAVDGDERPKPLWFAMRAAFAERVVTVQPRGDRDALVVVNDTPTLWKGVARLERQRLDGAVLASADLPLTVGAWSTGTFALASHLAVPDDPAREALVVTLDHARTVHTWVEDRALDLDPEPLAGSVTPTQDGYEVEVVARSLAKDVTLLVDHLDPDARVDDALVTLPAGARARFRVRTSARIDPHDLLRVPVLRTANDVVVPAARGAALAG from the coding sequence GTGACCCACACCGACCTCCACGACGGCTGGACGCTGACCGCGACCGCCGGCGACGTCCCCGTGCACCTCGCCGACCGGCTGCGCACCGGGCTGCGCGTGCACGTGCCCGGCACGTCGCACACGCACCTGCTCGACGCCGGGCTCGTCGACGACCCGTACCTCGACGACAACGAGCAGCACCTCGCGTGGATGAAGCGCGTCGACTGGGCGTACGAGCGCGAGCTCGTCCTCGACCTGCCGGCCGACGACGAGCGGGTGGACCTGGTCCTCGAGGGCGTCGACACGGTCGGCACCGTGCTGCTCGACGGCGAGGTCGTCCTGCGCACGCGCAACATGCACCGCAGCCACCGGGTGGACGTGCGCGCGCGGGTCCGTCCCACCACGCAGCGCCTGCGCATCGAGCTCGCCGCCGCGCTGACGTACGCGGAGGCGGAGGCGGAGCGCCTGGGACCGCGCCCGCTCGCCTACTCCCAGCCGTTCAACATGGTGCGCAAGATGGCGTGCTCGTTCGGCTGGGACTGGGGCCCCGACCTGCAGACGGCGGGCCTGTGGAAGCCCGTGCGCCTCGAGCGCTGGCGGGTGGCGCGGCTCGCCGGCGTCCGCCCGCTCGTGACGGTGGACCCCGCCGGCACGGGTGTCGTCGAGCTGCACGTCGACGTCGAGCGCTCGGGCCTGCCCGGCGGTGACGTGCCGCTCGTCGTGCACGCGTCGGTGGCCGGCACCGACGTCGTGGGGCGCGTCGGCACCGGCGCGAGCTCCGCCGTGCTGCGGCTCGAGGTCCCCCGCGCACCGCTGTGGTGGCCCGTCGGCCAGGGCCCCCAGCCCCTGCACACCCTGGACGTCGAGCTGCGCACCGCCGACCTCGAGGCGCCCGCCGGCGCCCGCGGCACCGGTCCGCTGCTCGGCACGTGGACCCGCCGCATCGGGTTCCGGACCGTCGAGCTCGACACGTCCGCCGACGAGCACGGCAGCGCGTTCACGCTGCGCGTCAACGGCCGGCCGCTGTTCGTGAAGGGCGCCAACTGGATCCCGGACGACCACCTGCTCACGCGGCTCACGCGCGAGCGCGTCGCGCGCCGCCTCGACCAGGCGGTCGGCGCGCACCTCAACCTCCTGCGCGTGTGGGGCGGGGGCGTCTACGAGTCGGAGGACTTCTACGACCTGTGCGACGAGCGCGGGCTGCTCGTCTGGCAGGACTTCCTGCTGGCGTGCGCCGCCTACCCCGAGGAGCAGCCCCTGCGCGACGAGCTCGAGGCCGAGGCCCGCGAGCACGTCGCCCGCCTGACGCCGCACCCGTCGCTCGTGCTGTGGAACGGCGGGAACGAGAACCTCTGGGGCCACGAGGACTGGGGCTGGAAGGCCGAGCTCGACGGGCGCACGTGGGGTCGCGCCTACGCGGCCGAGGTGTTCCCCGCGGTCGTGGCGGAGCTCGACCCGACGCGCCCGTACGCGGCCAACAGCCCGACCTCGCCGGGCTTCGCCCCCGAGGACGTGCACCCCAACGACCCCGACCACGGCACGCACCACCAGTGGGACGTGTGGAACCGCGTCGACTACACCGTCTACCGCGACGAGGTCCCGCGGTTCTGCTCCGAGTTCGGCTTCCAGGGGCCGCCCACGTGGGCGACGCTGCGCCGCGCCGTGCGCGACGAGCAGGGGGCGGTCGCCGGCAAGGAGCACCCCACGTTCCTGCTGCACCAGAAGGCGGACGACGGCAACGGCAAGCTCGACCGCGGCATGACCCCGCACCTCGGCGTGCCCGACGCGTTCGTCGACTGGCACTGGGCGGCCCAGCTCAACCAGGCACGCGCGGTCCGGTTCGGGGTCGCGCACTACCGGTCGTGGTGGCCGACCACCGCCGGCGCGATCGTCTGGCAGCTCAACGACTGCTGGCCCGTCACCTCGTGGGCCGCCGTCGACGGCGACGAACGGCCGAAGCCGCTGTGGTTCGCGATGCGGGCCGCGTTCGCCGAGCGTGTCGTCACGGTGCAGCCGCGCGGCGACCGGGACGCGCTCGTGGTCGTCAACGACACCCCGACGCTCTGGAAGGGCGTCGCCCGTCTCGAGCGGCAGCGGCTCGACGGTGCCGTGCTCGCGTCGGCCGACCTGCCGCTCACCGTGGGCGCGTGGTCGACCGGCACGTTCGCGCTCGCGAGCCACCTGGCCGTCCCCGACGACCCGGCGCGGGAGGCGCTCGTCGTCACGCTCGACCACGCGCGCACCGTGCACACCTGGGTGGAGGACCGCGCGCTCGACCTCGACCCCGAGCCGCTCGCGGGCAGCGTCACGCCCACGCAGGACGGCTACGAGGTGGAGGTGGTGGCGCGGTCGCTCGCCAAGGACGTGACGCTCCTCGTCGACCACCTGGACCCGGACGCCCGCGTCGACGACGCGCTCGTGACCCTCCCCGCCGGGGCGCGCGCCCGCTTCCGGGTCCGGACGTCGGCGCGCATCGACCCGCACGACCTGCTGCGTGTGCCCGTGCTGCGCACCGCGAACGACGTCGTGGTCCCCGCCGCGCGGGGCGCGGCGCTCGCCGGCTGA
- the glgB gene encoding 1,4-alpha-glucan branching protein GlgB, with amino-acid sequence MSAADPTPVPVDADTLRAVAAGTHYDPHGVLGPHVGHGGVTVRTVRPLADRVTVVTPDGGVDARHEIDGVWVAVLPGTEVPDYRLEVTYDGSVSMTDDPYRFLPTIGELDRHLLREGRHEQLWDVLGANLHTYPGTLGEVSGTSFAVWAPNARAVRVVGDFNHWQGATHAMRSLGESGVWEIFIPGVASGARYKFEILGPDGSWRQKADPLAKATEVPPATASVVVESRYTWEDDDWLAGRAAGDPHSGPVSIYEVHLGSWRQGLSYRDLAHQLTDYVVEMGFTHVELMPVAEHPFGGSWGYQVSSYYAPTARFGHPDDFRYLVDCLHRAGVGVLLDWVPAHFPKDEWALAQFDGTPLYEHPDPLLGEQPDWGTYVFNFGRPEVRNFLVANATYWLEEFHVDGLRVDAVASMLYLDYSRQPGQWRPNVYGGRENLEAISFLQEANATSYRRTPGIMMIAEESTAWPGVTAPTSANGLGFGLKWNMGWMNDTLRYLGEAPINRRYHHHEITFSMVYAYSEHFVLPISHDEVVHGKGSLYERMPGDHWQKLAGVRSLLAYQWTHPGKQLLFMGQEFAQQHEWAEGRSLDWYTLDDGAHHGVQRAVQDLNALYRATPALWQLDHSPEGFEWLASDEADLNLLAYLRKGTDGPQVAVVVNFAGVPHEGYRLPLPHGGRWREAFNSDATVYGGSGVGNLGGVDAEPVEHYSRPYSAPVRVPPLGVVVFVADED; translated from the coding sequence ATGAGTGCGGCTGATCCCACACCGGTCCCCGTCGACGCCGACACGCTGCGCGCCGTCGCCGCGGGAACCCACTACGACCCGCACGGCGTGCTCGGCCCCCACGTGGGGCACGGCGGCGTCACCGTCCGGACCGTGCGTCCCCTCGCCGACCGCGTCACCGTGGTGACGCCCGACGGCGGCGTCGACGCCCGGCACGAGATCGACGGCGTCTGGGTCGCGGTCCTGCCCGGCACGGAGGTGCCCGACTACCGGCTCGAGGTCACCTACGACGGCTCGGTCTCGATGACCGACGACCCCTACCGCTTCCTGCCGACGATCGGCGAGCTGGACCGCCACCTCCTGCGCGAGGGCCGCCACGAGCAGCTGTGGGACGTGCTGGGGGCGAACCTCCACACGTACCCCGGCACCCTGGGCGAGGTGAGCGGCACGTCGTTCGCCGTGTGGGCGCCGAACGCGCGTGCGGTCCGCGTCGTCGGCGACTTCAACCACTGGCAGGGCGCGACGCACGCCATGCGGTCGCTCGGGGAGAGCGGCGTCTGGGAGATCTTCATCCCCGGGGTCGCCTCGGGCGCCCGGTACAAGTTCGAGATCCTCGGCCCCGACGGCTCGTGGCGGCAGAAGGCCGACCCGCTGGCCAAGGCCACCGAGGTGCCGCCCGCGACCGCCTCCGTCGTCGTCGAGTCCCGCTACACGTGGGAGGACGACGACTGGCTCGCCGGGCGCGCGGCCGGCGACCCGCACTCCGGCCCCGTGAGCATCTACGAGGTGCACCTCGGCTCGTGGCGGCAGGGACTGTCCTACCGCGACCTCGCGCACCAGCTGACCGACTACGTCGTCGAGATGGGCTTCACGCACGTCGAGCTGATGCCGGTCGCAGAGCACCCGTTCGGCGGCTCCTGGGGCTACCAGGTGTCGTCCTACTACGCCCCGACGGCGCGCTTCGGCCACCCCGACGACTTCCGCTACCTCGTCGACTGCCTGCACCGCGCGGGCGTCGGCGTCCTGCTCGACTGGGTCCCCGCCCACTTCCCCAAGGACGAGTGGGCGCTCGCCCAGTTCGACGGCACGCCCCTCTACGAGCACCCGGACCCGCTGCTCGGCGAGCAGCCCGACTGGGGCACGTACGTCTTCAACTTCGGCCGCCCCGAGGTGCGCAACTTCCTCGTCGCGAACGCCACGTACTGGCTCGAGGAGTTCCACGTCGACGGCCTGCGGGTCGACGCGGTGGCCTCGATGCTCTACCTCGACTACTCCCGTCAGCCGGGCCAGTGGCGTCCCAACGTGTACGGCGGCCGCGAGAACCTCGAGGCGATCTCGTTCCTCCAGGAGGCCAACGCGACGTCGTACCGCCGCACCCCGGGGATCATGATGATCGCCGAGGAGTCGACGGCCTGGCCGGGCGTCACGGCGCCCACGTCCGCCAACGGCCTGGGGTTCGGGCTGAAGTGGAACATGGGCTGGATGAACGACACGCTGCGCTACCTGGGCGAGGCGCCCATAAACCGCCGCTACCACCACCACGAGATCACGTTCTCGATGGTCTACGCCTACTCCGAGCACTTCGTGCTGCCGATCAGCCACGACGAGGTCGTGCACGGCAAGGGCTCGCTGTACGAGCGCATGCCCGGTGACCACTGGCAGAAGCTCGCGGGCGTGCGCTCCCTGCTGGCCTACCAGTGGACGCACCCCGGCAAGCAGCTGCTCTTCATGGGACAGGAGTTCGCGCAGCAGCACGAGTGGGCGGAGGGCCGGTCGCTCGACTGGTACACCCTCGACGACGGTGCCCACCACGGCGTCCAGCGCGCCGTCCAGGACCTCAACGCCCTCTACCGTGCGACGCCGGCGCTGTGGCAGCTCGACCACTCGCCGGAGGGCTTCGAGTGGCTCGCGTCGGACGAGGCGGACCTGAACCTGCTCGCGTACCTCCGCAAGGGCACCGACGGCCCCCAGGTGGCCGTGGTGGTCAACTTCGCCGGCGTGCCGCACGAGGGCTACCGCCTGCCGCTCCCCCACGGGGGCCGTTGGCGGGAGGCCTTCAACTCGGACGCCACCGTGTACGGCGGCTCGGGCGTGGGCAACCTCGGCGGGGTCGACGCCGAGCCCGTCGAGCACTACAGCCGGCCGTACTCGGCGCCGGTCCGCGTGCCCCCGCTCGGCGTCGTCGTCTTCGTCGCCGACGAGGACTGA
- a CDS encoding alpha-galactosidase: MPEHVDPRTPATNAAAPVHLQAGDVSLVIDVGGGRLPRVLHWGAALGDLDDAALAALRTAGSAARRGFPVDGEVVPGVVPEQSAGWLGSPGLAGSRAGRAWSVAFAVGPDDVVVQRDVAGGGVVEVRGSDAHAALDLRVRVELTPQGLVRQRATVVNTGEDAYEVAGLLLTLPVPMRATELLDLGGHWARERSPLRTAFTHGTRLRENRRGRTGFDSPYVLAAGTPGYGHRRGEVWGLHVAWSGNHRSLAERNHYHEGLLGGGELLEPGEVRLAPGEEYASPWVYGSYGAAGLDDLASRFHRWMRARPQHPRTPRPVTLNTWEAVYFQHDLGRLTALADAAAAIGAERYVLDDGWFGSRRDDRSGLGDWYVSDEVWPDGLHPLVDHVTGLGLQFGLWVEPEMVNPDSDLARAHPEWMLQVPGRLPRPSRHQQVLDLANADAWQHVLERLDALLTEYDIAYLKWDHNRDLVDAGHGADRTPGVHGQTLAVYRLLDELRRRHPGVEIESCSSGGARVDLEILQRTDRVWASDCIDALERQQIQPWTNLLIPLELIGAHIGSGHAHSTGRSHELGFRAGTALFGHLGIEWDLREADDAQRAELAAWVALYKDLRGLLHTGASVHADVPDPAFAVHGVVAQDGSDALFAIAATAMSAQMPPGHVPLPGLDPDATYHVRPQAPGDVVTHGLACPWWTPEGVRLPGRVLERVGVRAPVLSSERLVLVRATRV, from the coding sequence GTGCCCGAGCACGTCGACCCCCGTACCCCCGCGACGAACGCCGCCGCGCCCGTCCACCTGCAGGCCGGCGACGTGTCGCTCGTCATCGACGTCGGCGGCGGCCGGCTGCCGCGCGTCCTGCACTGGGGCGCCGCGCTCGGCGACCTCGACGACGCCGCGCTCGCCGCCCTGCGCACCGCCGGCAGCGCGGCGCGGCGTGGCTTCCCGGTCGACGGGGAGGTGGTGCCGGGCGTCGTCCCGGAGCAGTCCGCCGGGTGGCTGGGCAGCCCCGGCCTGGCGGGGAGCCGGGCGGGGCGCGCGTGGAGCGTCGCGTTCGCCGTCGGCCCGGACGACGTCGTCGTGCAGCGCGACGTCGCGGGCGGCGGGGTCGTGGAGGTGCGCGGCAGCGACGCCCACGCGGCCCTGGACCTGCGCGTGCGCGTCGAGCTGACGCCGCAGGGCCTGGTGCGCCAGCGCGCGACCGTCGTCAACACGGGCGAGGACGCCTACGAGGTCGCCGGTCTGCTGCTGACGCTCCCCGTCCCGATGCGCGCCACGGAGCTGCTCGACCTCGGCGGGCACTGGGCGCGCGAGCGCTCGCCGCTGCGCACCGCGTTCACGCACGGCACGCGCCTGCGCGAGAACCGCCGCGGCCGCACGGGGTTCGACTCGCCGTACGTGCTGGCCGCCGGCACGCCCGGGTACGGTCACCGCCGCGGCGAGGTGTGGGGACTGCACGTCGCGTGGTCGGGCAACCACCGCAGCCTCGCCGAGCGGAACCACTACCACGAGGGCCTGCTCGGTGGCGGGGAGCTGCTCGAGCCGGGCGAGGTCCGCCTCGCGCCCGGGGAGGAGTACGCCAGCCCCTGGGTCTACGGGTCCTACGGCGCCGCGGGTCTCGACGACCTCGCGTCCCGGTTCCACCGGTGGATGCGGGCGCGCCCGCAGCACCCGCGCACGCCCCGCCCGGTCACGCTCAACACGTGGGAGGCCGTGTACTTCCAGCACGACCTCGGGCGGCTCACCGCGCTCGCGGACGCCGCCGCCGCCATCGGTGCCGAGCGGTACGTGCTCGACGACGGGTGGTTCGGCTCGCGCCGCGACGACAGGTCCGGCCTGGGCGACTGGTACGTCTCCGACGAGGTGTGGCCGGACGGTCTGCACCCGCTCGTCGACCACGTCACGGGCCTGGGCCTGCAGTTCGGCCTCTGGGTCGAGCCGGAGATGGTCAACCCGGACTCCGACCTCGCGCGCGCCCATCCCGAGTGGATGCTCCAGGTGCCGGGGCGGCTGCCGCGACCGTCGCGGCACCAGCAGGTGCTGGACCTGGCGAACGCCGACGCGTGGCAGCACGTGCTCGAGCGGCTCGACGCGCTGCTCACCGAGTACGACATCGCCTACCTCAAGTGGGACCACAACCGCGACCTCGTCGACGCCGGGCACGGCGCCGACCGCACCCCCGGGGTGCACGGGCAGACGCTCGCGGTCTACCGGCTGCTCGACGAGCTGCGCCGGCGGCACCCCGGCGTGGAGATCGAGTCGTGCTCGTCGGGCGGTGCGCGCGTGGACCTGGAGATCCTGCAGCGCACGGACCGCGTCTGGGCCTCCGACTGCATCGACGCGCTCGAGCGGCAGCAGATCCAGCCGTGGACGAACCTGCTCATCCCGCTCGAGCTCATCGGCGCGCACATCGGGTCCGGGCACGCGCACAGCACGGGCCGGTCGCACGAGCTCGGCTTCCGCGCGGGGACGGCCCTGTTCGGTCACCTCGGCATCGAGTGGGACCTGCGCGAGGCGGACGACGCCCAGCGGGCCGAGCTCGCGGCGTGGGTCGCGCTCTACAAGGACCTGCGCGGGCTGCTGCACACGGGTGCGAGCGTGCACGCGGACGTCCCCGACCCGGCGTTCGCCGTGCACGGCGTCGTCGCCCAGGACGGGTCCGACGCGCTGTTCGCGATCGCGGCGACGGCGATGTCGGCGCAGATGCCGCCCGGGCACGTCCCGCTGCCGGGGCTCGACCCCGACGCCACCTACCACGTGCGCCCGCAGGCACCCGGCGACGTGGTCACGCACGGCCTGGCGTGCCCGTGGTGGACCCCCGAGGGTGTCCGGCTGCCCGGGCGCGTGCTCGAGCGCGTGGGCGTCCGCGCGCCGGTGCTGTCCTCCGAGCGCCTGGTGCTGGTGCGCGCGACGCGCGTCTGA
- a CDS encoding LacI family DNA-binding transcriptional regulator has translation MTQGSDAIGLVLARPARMLGLEPFFMELIAGIEESLSTDGRSLLLHVVPDHEAEIRAYRRWGEGEMVDAVVLVNLVQDDPRLAVLRELGIPTVVVGGPQRALDGVAHVWIDNAQAMRDAVGYLVGLGHTTIGRVSGPSALAHTQARTAALLDECAALGARGVVVEGDYGEESGTRATRALLGRGNAPSAVVYDNDVMAVAGLGVAHELGLSVPEDVALLAWDDSALCRLSHPPLSAMSLDVHAMGVQVADSVLNLLASGRPTSSIAPLPRLVARDSTARRRR, from the coding sequence GTGACCCAGGGCTCGGACGCGATCGGCCTGGTGCTGGCGCGGCCGGCCCGGATGCTCGGCCTCGAGCCGTTCTTCATGGAGCTCATCGCCGGCATCGAGGAGTCGCTGTCCACCGACGGACGCTCCCTGCTGCTGCACGTCGTGCCTGACCACGAGGCCGAGATCCGCGCGTACCGCCGGTGGGGCGAGGGCGAGATGGTCGACGCGGTCGTCCTGGTGAACCTCGTGCAGGACGACCCTCGGCTGGCGGTCCTGCGCGAGCTCGGCATCCCGACGGTCGTGGTCGGCGGCCCGCAGCGCGCGCTCGACGGGGTCGCGCACGTCTGGATTGACAACGCCCAGGCCATGCGCGACGCCGTGGGCTACCTGGTCGGCCTGGGCCACACCACGATCGGCCGGGTCTCCGGCCCGTCGGCGCTCGCCCACACGCAGGCCCGCACCGCCGCCCTGCTCGACGAGTGCGCGGCGCTCGGGGCACGCGGTGTCGTCGTCGAGGGCGACTACGGGGAGGAGTCGGGCACCCGCGCGACCCGCGCGCTGCTCGGCCGCGGCAACGCGCCGTCCGCGGTCGTCTACGACAACGACGTCATGGCCGTCGCCGGGCTCGGCGTCGCGCACGAGCTCGGCCTGTCCGTGCCGGAGGACGTCGCGCTGCTCGCGTGGGACGACTCGGCGCTGTGCCGCCTCTCGCACCCGCCCCTGTCGGCGATGAGCCTGGACGTGCACGCCATGGGCGTGCAGGTCGCCGACTCCGTGCTCAACCTGCTCGCGTCCGGGCGTCCGACCAGCTCCATCGCGCCGCTCCCCCGGCTCGTCGCCCGCGACAGCACCGCCCGCCGGCGCCGCTGA